From a region of the Malania oleifera isolate guangnan ecotype guangnan chromosome 12, ASM2987363v1, whole genome shotgun sequence genome:
- the LOC131144284 gene encoding uncharacterized protein LOC131144284: MASAGEEDADAVLSDVEADDPAPITIKSPSPDEVSVERFRELLVELDRERQAREAVESSKSELQISFNRLKVLAHEAIKKRDESTRQRDEALREKEEALKANEKVSGELAEAVRLKDELLKQKDEISKQSDEAAKARDSLRSEIETSAHMLVTGIEKISGKVSNFKNFAAGGLPRSQKYTGLPAVAYGVIKRTNEIVEELVKQIDATAKSRNDAREQMEQRNYEIAIEVSQLEATIGQLREEVSKKSSFVENLEKSIAEKDIKISDVERETLERLNSTENEALELRQLVDEYDLKLRSVESKVESLRPLMFDQLNLVSKIHDQIYDVIRIVDANKLDQSELSESLFLPQETDVEENIRASLAGMESIYELNRVIVGKVRDLVEEKNGEAKSLNETVTRLVMEKEHIGSLLRSALSKRMISDPSSKTHELFQAAENGLKEAGIEFRFSNVLGNGKSFDSHDKVGALETEDDEIYTLAGALENIVKASQLEIIELQHTGEGLRAESSLLKEHVEVQTKELSHMKRRIEELEEKERVANESVEGLMMDIAAAEEEITRWKVAAEQEAAAGRAVEQEFVAQLSTLRQELEEAKQAMKELEKKLKFKEETAAAAMAARDAAEKSLRLADSRASRLRERVEELTHQLEEYDTREDSRRRRTAPRYLCWPWEWLGLDFVGGFHQPDTQQHTSNEMELSEPLL, from the exons ATGGCGAGCGCCGGTGAGGAGGACGCCGATGCTGTTCTTAGCGACGTCGAAGCTGACGATCCGGCGCCGATTACAATCAAGAGTCCGTCTCCGGACGAGGTGTCGGTAGAGAGATTTCGGGAGCTTCTCGTGGAGCTTGATCGAGAGAGGCAAGCCCGGGAGGCGGTGGAGAGTTCGAAATCTGAATTGCAAATTTCCTTTAATCGGTTGAAGGTTTTGGCTCACGAGGCGATCAAGAAGAGGGATGAGAGTACGAGGCAGAGAGATGAAGCTCTGCGCGAAAAGGAGGAAGCTCTGAAGGCGAATGAGAAGGTGTCGGGGGAACTAGCTGAAGCTGTTAGATTAAAAGATGAGCTCTTGAAGCAGAAGGATGAGATTTCTAAGCAATCTGACGAAGCGGCAAAGGCTAGAGACTCGTTGAGGTCGGAAATTGAAACTTCGGCACACATGCTTGTTACTGGAATTGAGAAAATATCTGGAAAAGTCAGTAACTTTAAGAATTTTGCGGCAGGTGGATTGCCGAGGTCTCAAAAGTATACTGGCTTGCCTGCTGTTGCTTATGGAGTTATTAAGAGAACAAACGAGATTGTGGAAGAACTTGTTAAGCAGATTGATGCCACTGCGAAGTCTAGGAATGATGCTCGTGAGCAGATGGAACAGAGGAATTATGAGATTGCCATTGAAGTTTCTCAGCTTGAGGCAACGATTGGTCAACTGAGGGAAGAGGTTTCCAAAAAAAGTTCATTTGTTGAGAATTTGGAGAAGTCTATTGCAGAAAAGGATATAAAGATATCTGATGTAGAAAGAGAGACACTGGAAAGACTAAATTCGACGGAGAATGAGGCATTAGAGCTGAGGCAGCTAGTTGATGAATACGATCTCAAGCTAAGGAGTGTAGAATCAAAGGTGGAATCTTTAAGACCGTTAATGTTTGACCAATTGAATTTGGTATCAAAAATCCATGACCAGATTTATGATGTTATCAGGATTGTTGATGCTAATAAGCTGGATCAGTCAGAGTTGTCAGAGTCCTTGTTTCTCCCTCAAGAAACAGACGTGGAGGAGAATATACGTGCTTCTTTAGCAGGGATGGAGtctatttatgaattaaatagagTCATTGTTGGGAAAGTGAGGGATTTAGTTGAAGAGAAGAATGGTGAAGCGAAGAGTTTGAATGAAACTGTTACCCGATTGGTTATGGAGAAAGAACATATTGGATCATTACTAAGAAGTGCTTTGTCTAAAAGGATGATATCAGATCCATCATCCAAGACTCATGAGTTATTCCAGGCTGCTGAAAATGGTTTGAAAGAGGCTGGGATAGAATTCAGGTTCAGTAATGTTCTCGGGAATGGTAAAAGTTTTGATTCTCATGATAAAGTGGGTGCCCTGGAAACAGAGGATGATGAAATATATACTTTG GCTGGTGCTTTGGAGAATATTGTGAAGGCATCACAGCTTGAGATAATTGAGCTACAGCACACTGGGGAGGGACTAAG GGCAGAGTCGAGTTTACTTAAAGAGCATGTTGAGGTCCAGACCAAGGAGCTCAGTCATATGAAGCGTCGCATTGAGGAACttgaagagaaggagagagtggCAAATGAGAGT GTTGAAGGGCTTATGATGGACATTGCTGCTGCTGAGGAAGAAATTACAAGATGGAAAGTGGCAGCTGAGCAGGAAGCTGCAGCAGGCAGAGCTGTTGAGCAAGAGTTTGTGGCACAG TTGTCAACCCTTCGGCAAGAGCTTGAGGAGGCAAAGCAAGCCATGAAGGAGCTGGAGAAAAAGCTTAAATTCAAAGAAGAGACAGCAGCTGCTGCCATGGCAGCTAGAGATGCAGCCGAGAAGTCACTGAGGTTGGCGGACTCAAGAGCATCTCGGCTAAGGGAGAGGGTGGAAGAGCTGACTCACCAGCTTGAAGAGTATGATACCCGGGAAGACTCCAGGAGGAGACGAACTGCACCTAGATATTTATGCTGGCCATGGGAGTGGCTTGGGTTGGACTTTGTGGGTGGTTTCCACCAGCCTGATACACAACAACATACTTCAAATGAAATGGAACTTTCCGAACCCTTGCTCTGA